Proteins encoded within one genomic window of Streptomyces taklimakanensis:
- a CDS encoding response regulator produces MTIRVLVAEDQSAVRAGLVLILRGAADIEVVGEAVDGEEAVRLARELRPDLVLMDVRMPRLDGVSATERVVAEGLADVLVLTTFDLDSYVFGALRAGAAGFLLKDSEAAQLVEAVRTVARGEGVIAPAVTRRLIREFGRSSSVGRRGTAGTDPSVVDVLTRREREVLACLGEGMSNAEIAVRLTMAEATVKTHVSRLLAKLELRSRVQAAVLAQELGVRGG; encoded by the coding sequence ATGACCATCCGGGTGCTCGTCGCCGAGGACCAGTCGGCCGTACGCGCGGGGCTCGTCCTCATCCTCCGCGGCGCGGCGGACATCGAGGTCGTCGGGGAGGCGGTCGACGGCGAGGAGGCGGTGCGGCTCGCTCGTGAACTGCGGCCGGACCTGGTGTTGATGGATGTGCGCATGCCGCGGCTGGACGGGGTGTCGGCGACCGAGCGGGTGGTGGCCGAGGGGCTGGCGGACGTGTTGGTGCTGACCACGTTCGACCTCGACTCCTACGTCTTCGGCGCGCTGCGCGCGGGCGCGGCGGGCTTCCTGCTCAAGGACAGCGAGGCGGCGCAGTTGGTGGAGGCGGTGCGGACGGTGGCGCGCGGCGAGGGCGTGATCGCCCCGGCCGTGACGCGCCGGCTGATCCGGGAGTTCGGCCGTTCCTCCTCGGTCGGCCGGCGGGGGACGGCCGGGACCGACCCCTCGGTGGTGGACGTCCTCACCCGCCGCGAGCGGGAGGTGCTGGCGTGTCTGGGCGAGGGGATGTCCAACGCCGAGATCGCCGTACGGTTGACGATGGCGGAGGCCACGGTGAAGACGCACGTCAGCCGGTTGTTGGCGAAGCTGGAGCTGCGCAGCAGGGTGCAAGCGGCGGTGCTGGCGCAGGAGTTGGGCGTCCGCGGGGGATGA
- a CDS encoding sensor histidine kinase, whose protein sequence is MSVRPPLPRPHRDDVLIAVAGLLGGLAQWRLGLPTAFSGGGRPPALCLAPLVAMCAAELLRRIAQPWALWVATAALAVDLALGSLLATLLMFGDVVYAAVLYGPSSTARRVPGVGVLLTAAGTATALLVQGVPEALTAGLLGGLVWAGPAFTGVVVRDHRDRAVAERLRAEQTALLAEMDRVQAVTAERARMARELHDVVANHLSAIAIHATAAQSLDDRAATGQALAVIRENSVQGLAEMRRLIGLLRGSEGEEEPSAAPTLDGLDALVEHARRHGAAGGVSFALRDERPGGPLPAPVELAAYRIIQEALTNALKHAAPGEVSVRLDAAGGGPLTVTVTSPYQGRPSPRAPGSGAGLIGMRERVGLLGGSFSAGPVTGRDGRTVWEVRAVLPVHGGPAAQGGGNSNSRGRKGA, encoded by the coding sequence GTGAGCGTTCGTCCCCCTCTGCCCCGCCCGCACCGCGACGACGTGCTGATCGCCGTCGCCGGGCTGCTGGGCGGTCTGGCGCAGTGGCGGTTGGGGCTGCCCACCGCGTTCTCCGGCGGCGGACGACCGCCCGCCCTCTGCCTGGCACCGCTGGTCGCGATGTGCGCCGCGGAGCTGCTGCGCCGAATCGCCCAGCCCTGGGCCCTGTGGGTGGCGACGGCGGCGCTCGCCGTCGACCTGGCGCTCGGCTCGCTGCTGGCCACGCTGCTGATGTTCGGCGACGTCGTCTACGCGGCGGTGCTCTACGGCCCGTCGAGCACGGCCCGCAGGGTGCCCGGAGTCGGTGTCCTGCTCACAGCCGCCGGCACCGCCACCGCGCTCCTCGTCCAGGGCGTGCCCGAGGCGCTCACCGCCGGCCTCCTGGGAGGACTGGTCTGGGCCGGTCCGGCCTTCACCGGAGTCGTCGTCCGCGACCACCGCGACCGGGCCGTCGCCGAACGGTTGCGGGCCGAGCAGACCGCCCTGCTCGCGGAGATGGACCGCGTCCAGGCCGTCACGGCCGAACGCGCCCGGATGGCTCGCGAGTTGCACGACGTGGTGGCCAACCACCTCTCCGCCATCGCCATCCACGCCACCGCGGCGCAGTCGCTCGACGACCGCGCCGCGACCGGGCAGGCCCTGGCCGTGATCCGTGAGAACAGCGTGCAGGGGCTGGCCGAGATGCGCCGCCTCATCGGCCTGCTGCGGGGCTCGGAGGGCGAGGAGGAACCGTCCGCCGCCCCGACGTTGGACGGCCTGGACGCACTGGTGGAACACGCCCGGAGACACGGCGCGGCCGGAGGGGTGTCCTTCGCACTGCGCGACGAGCGGCCCGGCGGGCCGCTGCCCGCGCCCGTGGAACTGGCGGCCTACCGCATCATCCAGGAGGCGTTGACCAACGCCCTCAAGCACGCCGCGCCCGGCGAGGTGTCCGTCCGTCTGGACGCGGCCGGGGGCGGCCCCCTGACGGTCACCGTCACCAGCCCGTACCAGGGCCGGCCGAGTCCCCGCGCGCCGGGGTCGGGCGCCGGCCTGATCGGGATGCGGGAGCGGGTGGGGCTGCTGGGCGGCTCCTTCTCGGCGGGTCCGGTCACCGGGCGCGACGGCCGGACGGTGTGGGAGGTGCGGGCGGTGCTGCCCGTCCACGGGGGGCCCGCCGCCCAGGGCGGCGGGAACTCGAACTCCAGGGGAAGGAAGGGCGCATGA
- a CDS encoding cob(I)yrinic acid a,c-diamide adenosyltransferase, with the protein MVNLTRIYTRTGDDGTTALGDMSRTAKTDSRIAAYADANEANAALGVAIALGGLPEEVVKVLVRVQNDLFDVGADLATPVVENPKYPPLRVEQSYIDRLEADCDRFLADLEKLRSFILPGGTPGAALLHQACTVVRRAERSTWAALQEHGESMNRLTATYLNRLSDLLFILARTANKENGDVLWVPGENR; encoded by the coding sequence ATGGTCAATCTGACACGCATCTACACGCGCACCGGCGACGACGGCACCACCGCCCTGGGCGACATGAGCCGCACCGCCAAGACCGACTCCCGCATCGCCGCCTACGCCGACGCCAACGAGGCCAACGCCGCGCTCGGAGTGGCCATCGCGCTGGGGGGCCTGCCCGAGGAGGTCGTCAAGGTCCTGGTCCGCGTGCAGAACGACCTGTTCGACGTGGGCGCCGACCTCGCCACTCCGGTGGTCGAGAACCCGAAGTACCCGCCGCTGCGGGTGGAACAGAGCTACATCGACCGACTGGAGGCGGACTGCGACCGCTTCCTGGCCGACCTGGAGAAGCTGCGCAGCTTCATCCTCCCCGGCGGCACCCCCGGAGCGGCCCTGCTCCACCAGGCGTGCACGGTCGTCCGGCGTGCCGAGCGTTCGACGTGGGCGGCGCTCCAGGAGCACGGCGAGAGCATGAACCGGCTGACCGCCACCTACCTCAACCGGCTGTCGGACCTGCTGTTCATCCTGGCGAGGACGGCGAACAAGGAGAACGGCGACGTCCTGTGGGTGCCCGGCGAGAACCGCTGA